From Bdellovibrio bacteriovorus, a single genomic window includes:
- a CDS encoding cryptochrome/photolyase family protein, whose product MANVTFFWFRRDLRLNDNAGLYAALKEKKENVLPLFIFDTEILEKLKDRRDARVSFIHQTIADLKKELNEKGSDLLVRHGKPLDILKQLAKEKEVSAIYTNHDYEPSARERDEKVSHWAAKQNIEFKTFKDQTLFEKDEILTDTKKPYTVFTPYKKKVLSKLTDFYLKSYPNKKYEKAYAKVSRPEKLLSLKDIGFEKTELAFPPAKISIKIIKEYAKTRDFPALENGTTRLGLHLRFGTVSIRELARIGKKHSEVWLSELIWRDFFMQILWHFPLVEKQSFRPEYDKIEWRKSKKDFERWCEGKTGYPLVDAGMRQLNATGFMHNRVRMVTASFLCKHLLTYWYDGERYFAEKLLDYDLAANNGNWQWAAGTGCDAAPYFRIFNPEAQAKKFDPDEEYIKTWVPEIGTDEYPEPMIDHAEARGRCLQAYSKALRK is encoded by the coding sequence ATGGCAAATGTGACGTTCTTCTGGTTCCGCCGCGATTTACGACTCAATGATAACGCGGGACTTTATGCCGCACTGAAAGAGAAGAAGGAAAATGTTCTTCCTCTCTTTATCTTCGATACGGAAATCTTAGAGAAGTTAAAGGATCGACGTGACGCGCGTGTGTCTTTTATTCATCAAACCATTGCCGATCTAAAGAAAGAGCTTAACGAAAAAGGTTCTGACCTGTTGGTCAGACATGGAAAGCCTTTAGATATCTTGAAGCAACTGGCTAAGGAAAAGGAAGTATCGGCGATCTATACAAATCACGATTATGAACCCTCGGCGCGCGAAAGAGATGAAAAGGTTTCGCATTGGGCGGCCAAGCAGAATATCGAGTTTAAAACATTCAAAGATCAAACTCTGTTTGAAAAGGATGAAATCCTCACTGACACTAAAAAACCTTATACCGTTTTTACACCCTACAAGAAAAAGGTCCTTTCGAAGCTGACGGACTTCTATTTAAAATCCTATCCGAATAAAAAATACGAAAAGGCCTACGCGAAAGTCAGTCGTCCTGAAAAGCTGCTTTCTTTGAAAGACATCGGTTTTGAAAAAACAGAGTTAGCTTTTCCGCCAGCTAAGATTTCGATCAAAATAATAAAAGAATATGCAAAGACCCGTGATTTTCCGGCTCTAGAAAATGGCACGACTCGACTTGGACTTCATTTAAGATTTGGAACAGTGAGTATCCGTGAGTTAGCAAGGATCGGGAAAAAGCACTCTGAAGTTTGGTTGAGCGAACTGATCTGGCGGGACTTTTTTATGCAGATCCTGTGGCATTTTCCCTTAGTTGAAAAACAGAGTTTTCGTCCTGAATACGACAAGATTGAGTGGAGAAAATCTAAAAAAGATTTTGAACGTTGGTGCGAAGGAAAAACGGGGTATCCTTTAGTGGACGCGGGCATGAGGCAGCTTAACGCCACAGGCTTTATGCACAACCGCGTGCGCATGGTGACCGCGAGTTTTCTGTGCAAACATTTATTAACTTATTGGTATGATGGCGAAAGATACTTTGCAGAAAAATTATTAGATTATGATTTAGCTGCGAACAACGGGAATTGGCAATGGGCCGCGGGGACGGGCTGCGATGCGGCTCCTTACTTTCGAATTTTTAATCCCGAAGCCCAGGCAAAGAAGTTTGATCCCGATGAAGAGTATATTAAAACGTGGGTTCCAGAAATAGGCACGGATGAGTATCCTGAACCCATGATAGATCACGCAGAGGCCCGCGGCCGCTGTTTGCAAGCCTATTCAAAAGCTCTAAGAAAGTAG
- a CDS encoding type II secretion system protein — protein MMLMNKKGFTAIEVAIGIGVVAILTTAVLATQLMVTKEQVKLQTKLEDSIDTNLAERVVFSDLNAVEPSYNNLTVKDDRGLPFFDYYPDVPANLLGKKEDLERNITLKLGGRTEMFVLLQDLNAGALMNYDPVAAYDIGAVPSDFNKSATLSFSSLNKSKWVEKQRPAFWVRGRALMLDTPARLRPIRTDGSVDMKVAPRSPIFIGYVDENSLKIDATIKGLVDLKEPEFGSTLDSVDKFLRAAPSIGGGQSIVRMRAVRLIRYFLQPQEDARYVGKPANLYKSVYEDGRWSEPFLMADAVAEFHLRRDSVLKRMIYFKVKKMDKKDPTKTAGL, from the coding sequence ATGATGTTGATGAATAAAAAAGGCTTCACAGCCATAGAAGTTGCAATTGGTATTGGTGTGGTCGCAATCCTCACAACGGCCGTGCTTGCGACTCAGTTGATGGTCACTAAAGAGCAGGTGAAACTTCAAACCAAGCTTGAAGATTCCATTGATACGAATTTGGCCGAACGAGTGGTCTTCTCTGACTTGAATGCGGTCGAGCCGTCGTACAATAATCTGACGGTGAAAGACGATAGAGGTCTTCCATTCTTCGATTATTATCCGGATGTACCAGCAAACTTGTTGGGTAAAAAGGAAGATCTAGAAAGAAATATTACTTTGAAGCTGGGCGGCCGTACAGAAATGTTTGTTCTGCTTCAAGACCTCAATGCGGGCGCGTTGATGAACTATGACCCGGTGGCGGCTTATGATATTGGAGCTGTTCCGTCGGATTTCAACAAATCAGCAACGCTGTCTTTTTCCTCACTGAATAAAAGCAAATGGGTCGAAAAGCAAAGACCGGCCTTTTGGGTGCGTGGAAGAGCTTTGATGTTAGATACGCCAGCACGTTTGCGCCCAATTAGAACGGATGGTTCTGTTGATATGAAGGTCGCTCCTCGCAGTCCAATATTTATTGGATATGTTGATGAAAACTCCTTAAAAATAGATGCGACAATTAAGGGGCTTGTTGACCTGAAAGAGCCCGAGTTTGGAAGCACATTGGATTCGGTAGATAAATTCTTGCGGGCGGCGCCGTCTATTGGCGGGGGCCAATCGATCGTGCGTATGCGGGCTGTAAGATTGATTCGCTACTTCCTGCAACCTCAAGAAGATGCCCGTTACGTCGGTAAGCCTGCGAATCTTTATAAATCTGTTTATGAAGATGGGAGATGGTCAGAGCCCTTCTTGATGGCCGATGCGGTGGCAGAGTTTCATCTTCGCCGCGATTCAGTTTTGAAACGAATGATTTATTTTAAAGTTAAGAAAATGGATAAAAAGGACCCGACGAAGACCGCCGGTCTTTAA
- a CDS encoding ABC1 kinase family protein — MDGKKSDKKQTKNLDKIKSSMFSRSLSLAKLTIQAGASLASHGVTSALKSKEDKEENWKKLLQNQASLISSELGELKGSLMKAGQMLSMYGEHFLPPEANQLLRSLQSDSIPLTWEAIEPTLKKHLSAEKLAELEIEKEALASASMGQVHRARVKATGESIVLKIQYPNVDKAIDSDLRAIRTLLGTLKLLPKDFDLNPLFAEVREMLVQETNYDIEAQLTEDFYARLKDDSRYIVPKVIREYSGPKILATTFERGIRVDDPLIQSLPQDRRNKLAMNFLELYFKEIFEWGVVQTDPHSGNYRIRLNPQGHDQLVLLDFGATREYDVEFLNPYRRMVKGSLYNDRDLFQSSALDLRFIREGDADELKRLFEEFCFETVEPFIAPEDPRNQEGRVDAEGLYDWKNTDLPQRLSKKAFQIIRHFSWRTPPKEMIFLDRKTGGVFIFLSIIRAKIRGRDLLLKYVERIS, encoded by the coding sequence ATGGACGGCAAGAAGTCTGACAAAAAACAAACTAAGAATCTCGACAAGATCAAATCTTCGATGTTTTCCCGTAGTTTGTCTTTGGCAAAATTGACCATTCAAGCCGGCGCATCCTTGGCTTCACATGGTGTCACATCCGCTTTAAAATCCAAAGAAGATAAAGAAGAAAACTGGAAAAAGCTTTTGCAGAACCAAGCCTCCTTAATAAGTTCTGAACTTGGCGAACTTAAAGGCAGCCTCATGAAGGCGGGCCAGATGTTGTCTATGTATGGAGAACATTTTCTTCCTCCCGAGGCCAATCAGCTTCTTCGCTCTTTGCAGTCTGATTCTATTCCACTTACATGGGAAGCTATTGAACCAACACTGAAGAAACATCTGTCAGCAGAAAAACTGGCTGAGCTAGAAATTGAAAAAGAGGCTTTGGCATCTGCTTCTATGGGGCAGGTTCATCGGGCCCGCGTAAAAGCGACGGGCGAAAGTATTGTTCTTAAGATTCAATACCCGAATGTGGATAAAGCTATCGACAGCGATTTGCGTGCGATCCGCACTTTATTAGGCACGTTGAAGCTTTTGCCGAAGGATTTTGATTTAAATCCTCTTTTTGCCGAAGTTCGTGAAATGCTGGTGCAGGAAACGAATTATGACATTGAAGCTCAGTTGACCGAAGATTTTTATGCTCGACTGAAAGATGATTCTCGCTACATCGTCCCTAAAGTAATTCGTGAGTATTCAGGCCCTAAAATTTTAGCGACGACTTTTGAGCGCGGCATTCGTGTTGATGATCCTTTAATTCAAAGTCTGCCCCAAGATCGTCGCAACAAACTGGCGATGAATTTCTTGGAACTCTATTTCAAAGAAATCTTTGAATGGGGTGTGGTTCAAACGGATCCTCACAGCGGCAACTATCGCATTCGCTTGAATCCTCAAGGACATGATCAGTTGGTGCTTTTGGATTTTGGCGCTACACGTGAATACGACGTCGAGTTTTTAAATCCTTACCGTCGCATGGTGAAGGGTTCATTATACAACGACCGCGACTTGTTTCAATCTTCTGCATTAGACTTGCGCTTCATCCGCGAAGGTGACGCCGATGAACTAAAGCGACTTTTTGAAGAGTTCTGTTTTGAAACCGTCGAACCCTTTATTGCTCCCGAAGACCCGCGCAATCAAGAAGGTCGCGTCGATGCCGAAGGACTTTATGATTGGAAGAATACGGATCTGCCACAACGTCTTTCAAAAAAGGCCTTTCAGATCATTCGTCACTTCTCCTGGAGAACTCCGCCAAAAGAGATGATTTTTTTGGATCGTAAAACGGGTGGCGTTTTTATTTTCTTATCTATCATCCGCGCGAAGATCCGTGGACGTGATCTTTTACTGAAATATGTCGAGAGGATTTCTTAG
- a CDS encoding PepSY-associated TM helix domain-containing protein has product MKSRFFKLFYKIHIYAGFFVAIHLFVFITTGAVLLFKDEIEGGESHAEHHEAIQLPALDAHLQKILARYPTDRPLAFNIEESDPDVAQIRMGLNGSKMFRESRRVYFNIHTGEEVAAPQKTSSLMDFILRLHRELLMGSNGKIYVGFVGLLYAFVLISGFFIYGNFAKKTQFGEVRQNTSRMFNSDLHRFLGMSIFAWGLMIALTGLLLGVSSTLIKVFQYSELQKLTAQYPEAPEPPYASLDLVLAEAQKALPGTSFDYLAFPNSQFSPPGHFLVLMHGNTAWTERLVELVVVDAVTGKLTEVRSLPWYLKAAMLSEPLHFGNYGGLFLKIVWLILSVISLFLPISGLYIWWDRRSKKGAASTATAAKSSLTIGKGRLFKRPYLMPTIIALTSVTAVVGSFLTTGLVNTLLALFLALPAYFVLRLVVRWLRKGSV; this is encoded by the coding sequence GTGAAAAGTCGCTTTTTTAAACTCTTTTATAAAATTCATATCTACGCCGGCTTTTTTGTCGCTATCCACTTATTTGTGTTTATAACCACCGGTGCGGTTCTTCTTTTCAAAGATGAAATCGAAGGCGGGGAGTCTCACGCAGAACATCACGAAGCCATCCAGCTTCCCGCATTGGATGCTCACTTACAAAAAATTCTAGCTCGTTATCCAACGGATCGCCCCTTAGCCTTCAATATTGAAGAGTCCGACCCGGATGTGGCGCAAATTCGCATGGGTCTTAATGGCTCAAAAATGTTTCGGGAATCTCGCCGTGTGTATTTCAATATTCACACAGGCGAGGAAGTCGCAGCGCCGCAGAAAACCAGTTCGTTAATGGATTTTATTTTGCGTCTGCATCGTGAACTCCTCATGGGTTCCAACGGCAAAATCTATGTGGGCTTCGTTGGTCTTCTTTATGCCTTTGTTCTTATTTCGGGATTTTTTATTTATGGAAACTTCGCCAAAAAAACGCAGTTTGGAGAAGTTCGCCAAAACACCTCACGCATGTTCAATAGCGACCTTCATCGCTTTTTGGGAATGAGCATTTTTGCCTGGGGATTGATGATTGCGCTTACAGGTCTTCTTTTAGGAGTGTCTTCAACGCTCATCAAGGTTTTCCAATACAGTGAACTCCAAAAGCTCACAGCACAATATCCGGAAGCTCCGGAGCCTCCTTATGCTTCGTTAGATCTTGTCTTGGCGGAGGCACAAAAAGCTCTTCCCGGTACAAGCTTTGATTACTTGGCGTTTCCGAATTCCCAGTTTTCTCCACCAGGGCATTTCTTGGTGTTGATGCATGGAAATACCGCTTGGACGGAGCGCTTGGTGGAGCTTGTCGTTGTCGACGCGGTTACTGGCAAGCTTACCGAGGTTCGCTCTTTACCGTGGTACTTAAAAGCGGCCATGCTTTCTGAACCGCTTCACTTTGGTAATTACGGCGGTCTGTTTTTAAAAATCGTGTGGCTGATTCTTTCAGTGATTTCTTTATTCTTACCGATCTCAGGCCTGTACATCTGGTGGGATCGTCGCAGCAAGAAAGGGGCAGCGAGCACGGCAACGGCGGCAAAGTCTTCTTTAACCATCGGAAAAGGTAGACTCTTTAAGCGTCCGTACTTAATGCCCACGATCATCGCTCTGACTTCGGTCACAGCCGTCGTTGGAAGTTTCTTAACGACGGGACTCGTGAATACGCTCCTTGCTCTCTTCCTCGCTTTACCTGCGTACTTCGTTCTTCGCCTGGTCGTGCGCTGGCTTCGTAAAGGATCCGTATGA
- a CDS encoding MFS transporter — MNLRSLLGHLNSATFSAVQMMTFTFIPLMAEKGSLSLSSVILSFSVGSFLFLWSSPFWAAQSDRYGRMKILAVGMLGVFVSSGLILFLLLNPGSILQNELLMWSSRLLYGLTASAVVPVAQALQIDLHPEQTALKSMLSNSMSLNIGRALGPLTLLLGGASNMLGILQLATMWSFVLLVLNIIGTRQSLPNRTVASEQSLIKTWWSDVVRVQDVVILALLFTSYIGILNFSLASLLKKTFELTSADSSVLMAQVLLGSAILAVVTQAIGKMLFKNPWQGAMVFGGVSLLLGSLVLQYMQNKTELGIAITFLSVGISLIPPCYLALMAARGSQDHFGRRAGLAAAANTIGYAVGGAIASFTFKINLISIEMVMTLVSVLMIASIALLYKNRNREAKYV, encoded by the coding sequence ATGAATTTAAGAAGCCTGCTTGGACACTTGAATAGCGCCACTTTCAGTGCGGTTCAAATGATGACTTTCACCTTCATCCCCTTGATGGCGGAGAAGGGAAGCTTAAGTCTTTCTTCTGTAATCTTGAGTTTCAGCGTGGGCTCGTTTTTGTTTTTGTGGTCCAGTCCTTTCTGGGCGGCCCAAAGTGATCGTTACGGACGCATGAAGATCTTAGCTGTGGGCATGCTCGGAGTTTTTGTTTCATCGGGTTTAATTCTGTTCCTGCTTTTAAACCCTGGCTCCATTTTGCAAAACGAACTTTTAATGTGGAGCAGTCGTTTGTTGTACGGTCTAACAGCATCAGCGGTTGTGCCAGTAGCCCAGGCTTTACAAATTGATCTGCATCCAGAACAAACAGCCCTAAAATCCATGCTGAGCAATTCGATGAGTTTAAACATCGGACGCGCTTTAGGTCCGCTCACTCTGCTTTTAGGTGGAGCTAGCAACATGCTAGGAATTCTGCAATTAGCGACAATGTGGTCTTTTGTTCTTTTGGTTCTTAATATTATTGGAACTAGACAATCATTACCAAACCGCACAGTGGCTTCAGAACAAAGTCTGATTAAAACTTGGTGGTCTGATGTGGTGCGTGTTCAAGACGTCGTGATTCTAGCTCTGCTTTTCACGAGCTATATCGGTATCTTGAATTTTTCATTAGCATCTCTTTTGAAGAAAACTTTTGAGCTGACCAGTGCCGATTCGAGCGTCCTTATGGCGCAAGTATTATTGGGAAGCGCTATACTTGCTGTCGTCACCCAGGCCATCGGGAAAATGCTTTTTAAGAATCCTTGGCAAGGCGCGATGGTCTTTGGAGGAGTCAGCCTTTTGCTCGGCAGTCTTGTTCTTCAATACATGCAAAACAAAACAGAGCTCGGGATTGCGATCACTTTCTTATCGGTGGGTATTTCCCTGATTCCACCTTGCTATCTTGCTTTGATGGCGGCTCGTGGCTCCCAAGATCATTTCGGTCGCAGAGCCGGGCTTGCGGCTGCTGCTAACACCATCGGCTATGCGGTCGGCGGAGCTATTGCTTCTTTCACTTTCAAAATAAATCTGATCAGCATTGAAATGGTCATGACTCTGGTCTCTGTGCTCATGATCGCAAGTATTGCCCTGTTATATAAAAACAGAAACCGCGAGGCGAAGTATGTCTAA
- a CDS encoding EF-hand domain-containing protein: protein MGTLSKNSVALGALVFFSIPSLAADKDFPMSVNSATSGDSVVSAPASGLVTRSGKTEVMIKVNNSCFGTNLRGVGNPLAPSSIIQASFVMVIGGKEYPITVEYPAMLVTAAGMSGGGTVAPMSADKFSIPGGGSAGIFGNSVILKTPIPTSVTIDDEGNVTEKAKGDVYLKSYAFNQEITSCSGSAVYGAYGHSSSHATYPCGDYMGKNGALSASFGGISVSSDKSNIDINVSFPGQTGFCGGYWSPLMVFWDDERPKFDAISDFPLNPFGKTMWPEAKSPGWFVALDRDKSGMIDQRNELFGDNADKVNGFEVLKQFDSNKDGFIDKKDKEFKKLVLWNDANGDGISQKEEVVKLSEKITKISLNYEKGVVRPIGRYAEARERAKFWYKEKGKVKQGDIIDIWLAPAETKLSQR from the coding sequence ATGGGTACGTTATCAAAAAACAGTGTCGCTCTGGGGGCGCTTGTATTTTTCAGTATTCCGTCCTTGGCGGCTGATAAAGATTTTCCAATGTCGGTCAACTCGGCGACATCGGGTGACTCTGTCGTGTCGGCGCCGGCCTCAGGGTTGGTGACGAGATCTGGTAAAACGGAAGTCATGATCAAAGTCAATAATTCTTGCTTTGGAACCAACCTTCGCGGTGTAGGGAATCCTTTGGCGCCTAGCTCTATCATTCAGGCAAGTTTTGTTATGGTGATTGGTGGAAAAGAATATCCTATTACAGTTGAATATCCAGCGATGTTAGTAACGGCTGCGGGCATGTCCGGCGGTGGAACTGTAGCTCCAATGTCAGCAGATAAGTTTTCTATCCCTGGCGGTGGATCTGCAGGAATTTTCGGAAACAGCGTTATCTTGAAAACGCCAATTCCAACGAGTGTTACGATTGATGATGAAGGTAACGTAACGGAAAAAGCAAAAGGTGATGTATATCTAAAAAGCTATGCATTCAATCAGGAAATCACATCTTGTAGTGGTTCAGCTGTTTATGGTGCTTACGGACACTCATCTAGTCATGCCACTTATCCATGCGGTGATTACATGGGGAAAAATGGAGCGCTATCAGCCTCCTTCGGCGGTATCTCCGTATCCTCCGATAAATCCAACATCGACATCAACGTCTCTTTCCCAGGGCAAACAGGCTTCTGCGGTGGTTACTGGTCACCTCTGATGGTGTTCTGGGATGATGAAAGACCGAAGTTTGATGCGATCAGTGATTTCCCTCTAAATCCCTTCGGTAAAACGATGTGGCCCGAGGCGAAGTCTCCAGGTTGGTTCGTGGCTTTGGATCGCGATAAGTCGGGTATGATCGATCAACGTAACGAGCTCTTTGGTGATAACGCAGACAAAGTAAATGGCTTTGAAGTCTTAAAGCAATTCGATTCGAACAAAGACGGCTTTATCGATAAGAAAGATAAAGAGTTTAAGAAACTTGTTCTGTGGAATGATGCGAACGGCGACGGTATTTCACAAAAAGAAGAAGTCGTGAAACTTTCTGAAAAGATCACGAAGATTTCTTTGAACTATGAAAAAGGTGTTGTCAGACCGATCGGCCGCTACGCCGAAGCTCGTGAAAGAGCGAAATTCTGGTACAAAGAAAAAGGCAAAGTGAAGCAAGGGGATATCATAGATATCTGGCTGGCTCCAGCAGAAACAAAGCTGAGTCAAAGATAA
- a CDS encoding TlpA family protein disulfide reductase: MLARLFFISLFFPVAALAATPTNFDVDFKKISAAPLSPAQGISFEKLRGKVVLVDFWASWCTPCKEALPHYNRLYKAYKDKGLVVIAVNEDDDLKERDAFLKGQKFDFYIYQDQDRKMLGEFKVQALPTLYVFDKNLKPVTFYRGFGPDKPALLEKTIQDLLK, translated from the coding sequence GTGTTGGCTCGTCTGTTTTTTATTTCTCTTTTCTTTCCTGTGGCTGCGTTAGCTGCGACACCCACGAATTTCGATGTGGATTTTAAAAAGATCTCTGCCGCTCCTTTATCCCCCGCCCAAGGAATTTCTTTTGAGAAATTAAGAGGTAAAGTTGTCCTGGTGGACTTCTGGGCTTCTTGGTGCACACCGTGCAAAGAGGCTTTACCGCACTACAATCGCCTTTATAAGGCTTATAAGGATAAGGGTCTGGTTGTTATCGCCGTTAATGAAGACGATGACCTGAAAGAGCGGGATGCATTTTTAAAAGGCCAGAAATTCGATTTCTATATCTATCAGGATCAAGATAGAAAAATGCTGGGAGAATTTAAAGTCCAAGCTCTGCCGACGCTGTATGTATTTGATAAGAATTTAAAACCGGTGACTTTCTATCGCGGATTTGGCCCGGATAAGCCGGCACTTTTGGAAAAGACGATTCAGGATTTGTTGAAATAG
- a CDS encoding TIGR01777 family oxidoreductase, translating into MRILMTGATGLIGKELGKVLAEKGHEIVVISRSLSKARENLPFPCEVVVGDLMDGPVKDAKLLHVDTVINLMGEPVVEGRWSEEKKRKIYNSRVQGTRHLIQSIPESTRTFISSSAIGYYGDCGDEVLREEHAAGNDFLARVTLAWEAESEKAPGRKVFIRTGIVLSQQGGALEQMMFPFRAGVGGILGSGRHYMSWIHLQDIVGLYVFALENTQVNGPLNGVAPVPVTNRELSEVLASKLGKKLGPPVPSAALKVLFGEVATVMLSSMRGSTEKSEALGYEFQYRTVDQALEEICEPFRSGEDIFYSEQFLPDPPEKIFHFFQDAYNLEQITPPTLNFHIENISTPEVRQGTLIDYKLKIRGVPVKWRTEIDEWQPPHRFVDKQLQGPYRMWHHTHQFRPFCGGTLMIDRVRYRLPLGHLGWLVAGKWIRKDVENIFAFRKRFISTLEIPKKG; encoded by the coding sequence ATGCGCATTCTGATGACGGGGGCCACAGGCCTTATCGGTAAAGAATTAGGAAAAGTCTTAGCAGAAAAAGGTCACGAGATCGTGGTGATCAGCCGCAGCTTAAGCAAAGCTCGCGAAAATTTGCCGTTTCCTTGCGAGGTGGTGGTCGGCGATTTGATGGATGGACCAGTAAAGGACGCAAAACTTTTGCATGTCGATACGGTCATCAATCTGATGGGCGAACCCGTTGTTGAAGGTCGCTGGTCGGAAGAAAAAAAACGTAAGATTTATAACTCGCGTGTTCAAGGCACAAGACATCTGATTCAAAGTATTCCGGAATCCACAAGAACTTTTATCTCTAGCTCTGCCATTGGCTACTACGGTGATTGCGGTGACGAGGTTTTGCGCGAAGAACATGCTGCCGGAAATGATTTCTTAGCTCGAGTGACGCTTGCGTGGGAGGCCGAATCAGAAAAAGCTCCTGGCCGAAAAGTTTTTATTCGTACGGGCATCGTTCTTTCTCAGCAGGGTGGAGCCTTAGAGCAAATGATGTTTCCCTTCAGAGCCGGTGTAGGCGGCATACTAGGTTCGGGTCGGCACTACATGAGTTGGATACATCTTCAAGATATCGTAGGCCTTTACGTATTCGCTTTAGAAAACACCCAAGTGAACGGCCCGCTCAATGGTGTTGCGCCTGTGCCGGTCACGAATCGGGAGTTGTCTGAAGTCTTAGCAAGTAAATTAGGAAAAAAATTAGGACCGCCGGTTCCCTCCGCGGCCCTTAAAGTTCTTTTCGGAGAAGTTGCAACAGTGATGCTTTCTTCGATGCGCGGATCGACTGAAAAAAGTGAAGCTCTGGGATATGAATTCCAGTATCGAACGGTCGATCAAGCTCTTGAAGAAATCTGTGAGCCATTCAGATCTGGAGAAGATATTTTCTACTCGGAACAATTTCTTCCCGATCCACCGGAAAAGATTTTTCACTTCTTTCAGGATGCCTATAATTTAGAGCAAATCACTCCGCCGACTTTGAATTTTCATATCGAGAATATTTCAACGCCGGAAGTGCGGCAGGGGACCCTGATCGATTATAAACTTAAAATCCGCGGCGTTCCCGTCAAATGGCGGACTGAGATCGACGAGTGGCAACCGCCACATCGCTTTGTCGATAAACAACTTCAGGGACCCTATCGCATGTGGCATCACACTCATCAGTTTCGTCCTTTCTGTGGCGGCACTTTGATGATTGATCGCGTTCGCTATCGTTTGCCATTGGGACATCTGGGTTGGCTTGTCGCAGGCAAATGGATTCGCAAGGATGTAGAGAATATTTTTGCGTTCAGAAAGCGCTTTATTTCCACTCTGGAAATTCCTAAGAAGGGTTGA